A region of the Exiguobacterium aurantiacum DSM 6208 genome:
CGCGTACCCACGCCTCGAACGCGTTCGTCTCGAGGGCGGGGGCGTAATAGTAACCTTGTCCGATGTCGACGCCTTCAGCGAGGATGCGGATGAGGTCTTCTTCGGTCTCGATGCCTTCGGCGAGCGAGGTGAGCTGTTGTTCGCTCGCGAAGCGGGAGACGGCCCGGAGGAACGACGTACTGTCTTTCGCTTTACCGCTCACATACATCCGGTCGATCTTTACTTCTTGAATCGGCAAATGCCAGATCGCTTCGAACGAGGCGTAGCCGGTCCCGAAGTCGTCGATCGACAGACAGTAGCCGAGGTCGGCGATGTCTTCGAGCCGGTCGAGTTCGCCCGTGTGTGACATGATGTCGGCCGACTCGGTCAGTTCGATCTTCAGCCGGTCTGGGAGCCACGGGTATGGTTCGATCAAGTCCCGCAGTTTCGCGACGATGGACGGGTCGACCGAATGGGCCGACAAGTTGTACGACAGCGAGATGTCCGCGAACGGCGTGTCCCGCCAAGCGATGAGCTGGGCGATGACCTGGTCGAGAATCGAGTGCGACAACCAGAGGATCTGGTCGGAACGCTCGGCGATGCGGATGAACTCGTTCGGCGGCACTTGCCCGATTTCCGGGTGGCGCCACCGCGCGAGCGCCTCGGCGCCGACGATGCGGCCCGTCTTCAACTCGACTTGCGGCTGATAGGCGACAGTGATCTGTCCTTTTGAGATCGCATCGGGAAGCGCCTGCTCGATGAGCGCGGCCCATTGGAGCTGGGCGAGGATGCTCGCGTCGTACCAGACGAACGGTGTCCGCGTCTCCTTGGCGTGCTGGAGCGCTTTCGTCGCCTCGAACAGGCAGTCGGTGTACTTTGGCGTCGTGTGCGTCGCCCCGATCTGAATGTGGACGGTCTGGCGTTTCTGGTTGATGAGGAGCTCTGTCGGGAACAGCTCGAGCAATTCATGCTCGTCCGCGGCGGTGAAGCCTTTGACATATAACATGAGCGTATCATCCCGGTAGCGTCCGAACAAGTGGTGGGCGTACTTCCCGAGCCGGTCTTCGACGTTGCGGGCGAACTCCGTCATGAGCAGGTCGGCGTACGTCGCGTCGTACCAGTCGACGAGGTGGTGGAAATCGTTCAACTTGATTACGACGAACGAGCCGTCGATGTCTTGTTTCGCCCACGCCTGGACGAAGCCGTACTCGTTGTAAAGCCCGGTCGCGATGTCGAACCGGACGAGCCGGTCGACTTTTCGCTCCCGTTCGACGCGTTCGGTCTCATCTTCTAAGATGAGGTAATACGTCAGTGCTTCGCCGCGTTTGAGCGGGATAATTTTCACGTTCAAGAAGCGGACGTGCTCGCCTTTCAAGTGCAAGATGAACTGGGCGCTCGTCCCGTGCTCGGTCACCCCGTCGAGCGCCTCGCGGAAGAGGCGGCGTCCGGTGTCGGTGAAAAGCTGATTGATCTCATACAAGTTGCGCTCCCCGAAAAACTGGCGGAACACGTCGTTCCGTTCGATGAAGTCGTACGTGTCATCGACGAGGGCGATGGCAAGGCCCGTCTCGGAGAACAGGGACGACCAGCGTTCGTGGTACCGTAGCAAATCCGTCGATTGCGTCTCGAGCGTATGGACGGTCGAATGGACGCTGACGGCGATCTCGCGCAGCTCGTCCTCGATGCCGCGGAAGTCGTGGTTTTTCGGGAACGTCGCCTCGACCGGCTCCGTGCTCGGGTCGATGGCGAGGGCGCGCGCTTTCAGATGGTCGAGATCATGGGCGTACGATTTCCGCGTGAGGCATAGCGCCGCGAGCAACCCTGCCGACAAGAGGATCGTCATCAACAAGACGGCGATGGCGAGGGCTCCGTAACGGTTCCCTTCCGTCGCGAGTGTCGTCTCGGCTGTCGACCGGACCGAGCGGAGCACGTCATGCGTGTCTTCGTAAAACGTCGTGCCGTTGACGTAACGGGCCTCGAGCGTCGATTCGGTCGTCGCCAGCCGGCTCAAGGCGAGGGCGGACTCGATCAAGTCGGCGACCGATTTTCGTTGCAACGACGGGTCAGTCGCGATGATCTCTTCGAGCAACCGGGCCTCGTTCGCGAGCGGGGCGATCTCGTTCTCGAGCGCGTCCCGGTCTGGCGTCTCGGCGAGCAAGTTCGTCACGTTTTGAACGAACGTCATCTGCATGCGCATGACGGCGTCGGTGAGCTCGTAGGCGGTGTTTTCTTGGGCGGTCCGTTCGAGCCCTTGGTACAGCCAACGGCGGTCGATCGATTCGATGACATCGAACGGCACCGTATTGAACCGCTCTTCGTCAAGTGTCGTCTCGAGGTTTTCCGAGAAGGCGAGCAGCGCCTCCCGTTCCCGTTCGTTCACCCCCGTCTCGAAGTCGTCGCGGAGTTGGACGTTGTACTGGAGTGCCCGTTCCCGATAAGGGGCCGAGAGGAGGGATGTCGGCTGGTTCGAGTTCGTCTCATACAGCCTGGCCGCGTGATGGAGGACGAGATACGACTCGACGCCGGCGAGGTCGGCCGCATGGTTCAAATTCGTCACCGTCTGGTCGACGACGACATGTTTTTCTTTCCAATAATAGCTCAACCCGAGCCCGAACAAGAGCGCGCCGAGGAGACAGGCGATGGCGAGTCCCATCGTGTAAATCCGATACGGGATTTTGGCGAAACGATTTTGACCCATCGGACACCTCCTTTTTTCTTCTTATCTTATATCGCATTTCGAGTCATCGGTGTGAAATCCTGCACATCGAAAAGAAAACCCGACTAAGGTCGGGTTTTCAGGATGCGACGAAAGTCACGGGCGCTTGTAACCGATGAGGCGCGATTGCCAGTACGGTTCTTTGCTGATTTGGTTGTAACCGAGACCGGACGTGCCGGCGTGGATGAACGTATCGGCGTTGATCATGATGCCCATGTGGGACGGACCGGCCGTATACGTGTTCTCGAAGAAGACGAGGTCGCCTGCTTGCGGCGTGAACGACTTCGGTAGTTGCGGACCGAAATAAGCACCGCCCCAATAGTTGGCGACGTTCGTGCGCGGGATGTTGACGCCCGCCTGATTGAACGCATAGAAGATGAGGCCGGAGCAGTCGAAGCCGCCGTTGACCGGGCTTGATGAAGCCCAAACGTATGGCGTCCCGACGAAGCGCTGGGCGACGGCGATCGTCGCGAGACGTGTCGCCTGGGCGGACTGGCCGTTCACTTGCGTGACGAACGTCTTGGAGACGAACCCTTCGGCGAGCCGGTAATGGGTCGCCGTCTCACCGATGACGTTCAACAAGCCGCCACGGAGCGTCGAGCCGACGATTGCGCTCGTGTCGCTCGCTTGGGCCCGAATCGCGGCCGGGCTCGCCGTGAAGAACGTATGCGAATCAAACGACCCGCTCACCCACGTCGGTGTGGCGGCCGTGCCTTTCGGAACTTGTTTGACGAACGAGGCCGAGACGAACCCGGTCGTGTTGCCGATGTAAATCTGATGCCAACCGTTCGATGTCTGGACGACGCGAAGCGTCTGACCGGCCGTGACGTTGCCGATGACGGCCGAACTCGTCGTCGCCGAGGCGCGAACGTTCAACGACGGCGTGTTGACGACGTAGTCGACGTCGGTGTTGCCGGCGCCGGCGTCCCCTAAGTTCGGGGCGACCGGTGCGCTCGGCGCGGTCGTCGTCTGTTTCAAGAAACCGGTGCTGACGTAACCCGATTTACCGTTGTACGTCACATACACCCACGAACCGTTTTGTTTCGTCGCCGTCACGGTCGTACCGTTCGGGATCGTCGTGACGAGCGCGAAGCCGGTCCCTGCGCCTTGACGGACGTTCAAGTTGGCCGTCGTGACGTACGAGACGTTGATGCGCTCTTCTTTCACTTGCGCCGGTTGGGCCGGTGCTACCGGCACCGCCGGAGCACTTGGTGCCGGGGCTGGAGTGGATGCCGAGGCGGCGGCTTTCGTTAAATATGTATTCGCGACGAAGCCCGTTTGCGTTCCGTATTTGATGTGTGACCATGAGCCTTCGACTTTCAAGACAGTGACCGTCTGTCCTTTCGGGATCGTCATGAGCACGCGGGCGCTCGTCGATTTCGAGGCGCGCAAGTTCAAGTTGACGGTCGTCTTCGACGTCGTCGCAGCGCTCGGCGTGACGACCGGGGCCGCTGGCTTCGGTGCGGCCGGGGCAGCTGCGGCTGGAGTCAAGAAGTCGTTATGCACCCAGCCCGTCTTCCCGTTATACGTCACTTGCGACCAAACGCCGCTCGTCTTGAGCGGTGTGAGCGTTTGTCCTTTCGGGATGGAGAGGAGAATGCTATGTGTCGTTCCTGCGCCTGAGCGGAGGTTCAAGTTGGCCGTCGTCGTACGCTTGGCTTGCGTCGTCGTGCTCGCGGCTGTGAGCGTCGCAGGGCTGGACGACAGCTTCAACGTCTGTCCGATGGCGGTGCGGTCGGACGACAAGTTGTTCACTGATTTCAATGTCGAAAGCGGTACGTTGTGCTGTTGGCTGATCGACCAGAGCGTATCTCCGGCGCGGACGGTATGGGTGCTGGCGGCAGAAGCGTCATCGGCCTGGGCGAGGACGGTTACGGCGGCGATAGCAGCGAATGAGTACATGAGGCCGGACTTATGATCCATGGAGTCACTTCCTTCGTAGATGGAGTTTGGCATTTGTCGAGAACAATCAATACACGTTTATTGTACGGTTTTCGGAAATAGGCAGGCAATGGGGGGAAGGACTCATTCGGCCCAAATCCGTTGAAAAGGAGGTCAATATTTTTTGATAGGTCAAATTGGAAACAGATAGGGAAAAAGGGTGAATCAGAAATTGACTTTCTGTTGAATTTTGGAAATCGTTATCACTTGTCATTCGTGCTATCATTAACTTAAAACGTTTAGACAAGGGTAGTGAACTTATGACCGAGGGGAACTTTTCCGCACAATCGTATCGAAAACATCAAGAGAAACTGTTCGACCTCGTCCGCATGCCTGACGTGAACGAGGAGACCGTGCACGAAGCGATCGGCTATATGTGTGAAGTCGTCGCCGACATGCTCGACGTCGACACCGTCTCGATCTGGCACTTCGACAACACATATGCGTCGATCAGCTGCCAAGTCGCCTATTCGAAAGAGGCGGGGATAAGCCACCCGGAATTGACCGTCTATCGCGCGGACGCGCCGGTCTACTTCGACGCGCTCCGGACGGACCGGGTCCTCCCGTTCGAGGACGTACGCAGCCATCCGTGGGTGAAAGAGCTGTACACGCAACACTTCGTCGAAGGACAACGCATCTATTCCATGCTCGACGCCCCGATCTATGCGAACACGTTGGCGAAAGGCGTCATCTGCTGTGAGACGTTCACGCCCCGGGTGTGGACGTATATGGAAGAACTCATCGTCAGCACGCTGTCAGATTTTATCGCCATCCTGTATTTGCGGCTCGAGCGCCAGTCGATCGAGGCGCACGTCACCCGTCTCGCCTATACGGACGCGCTGACCGGGCTCATGAACGAGAACGCCTTCGTCGAGCAGATTGACCGTCTCCGCGAAGAGGCGAGCCACCACCTCGGTTCGCTCATCTACGTGAAAGTCGACAAGTTCCGCGCGGTCGAGGACGCGCTCGGTCTCGAGAAAGCGGACGCGCTTGTCAAAGAAGTCGCAACAAGGCTCAGTCTCGTCGTCGAACCGTCACGGCTCGCCCGTATTTCCCAGTCCGGCTTCATGATTTGGACGCCTTACGGCGACCGTATCAAAGCGTATGGCATCGCCGACATGCTCTGTGAGACGGTGACGAAAGAACCGTACGCCGTCGGTGCGTTAGACGTCGTGTTGACGATGAGCGCCTTCATCGCCATCGAGGACAAGGCGCGGTCGACGCTCGATCTGATCCATGCGACACGCATCGCCGAGAGCGGCAACGTCCAGCGCAGCGTCGTCACGTTCTACGAGGCAGAGATGGGGGAACAGGCGACGGCCCAGCTGACGCTCGAGATGAATCTCCGCAAAGGCATCGCCTTGAACGAATTCACACTGTATTACCAGCCGAAGATCGATGCGCTGACAGGACAGTTGAACGGGTTCGAAGGGCTCATGCGTTGGGTGCACCCGAAGAAAGGGGTCATTCCACCGCTCGACTTCATCCCGCTCGCCGAGTCGACCGGCGTCATCATCGCCCTCGAAGAACAGATGCTCGTGCTCGCATGCCGGCAGCTGAAAGCGTGGCACGCTTCGGGCCGCCCGTATCGGCTCGCCCTCAACTTGTCGGCGCGGCACTTCTTGTCCGAAGGGGTCGTCGAGAAGCTCGCCCGGATCGTCAAGGATATCGGCGTCTGTCCGACGTATTTGACGTTCGAGATCACAGAAAGCGTCGGCATGGAGAACCAGCAACATGTCATCGAACGCTTTGTCGCCTTTCGGACTGAAGGGTTCTCGATCTCGATCGACGATTTCGGCACCGGATTCTCGGCCTTCGTTTATTTGAAGCACTATCCGATCCATGAGATCAAGATCGACCGCCAGTTCATTCAAGCGACGGAGAACGATCCGACCGGCAACGTCATCGTCCAGTCGATCATCGAGCTCGCCCGCGGCCTCGGCTTGAAGACGGTATGCGAAGGCATCGAGACGGACAGCCAGCGCCGGACGCTGAAGAAACTTGGTTGCGATGAGATGCAAGGGTACCACTTCTCGCGCCCGCTCCCGATCGAGGAGCTTGAACAGTGGATCGCTGAATATGAGACGACATGACAAAAAAGGTTCGCCGCGGCGAACCTTTTTTGTGTCTTCATGGAGCTTGCGGCAACGTGATCTGAATCGACGTCCCGGCGCCGGTCTCGCTCGTCACGGCGACCGTCCCGCCGTGCGCCTCGATGATGTCGCGCGAGATGGCCATGCCGAGGCCGCTCCCGA
Encoded here:
- a CDS encoding C40 family peptidase, which gives rise to MDHKSGLMYSFAAIAAVTVLAQADDASAASTHTVRAGDTLWSISQQHNVPLSTLKSVNNLSSDRTAIGQTLKLSSSPATLTAASTTTQAKRTTTANLNLRSGAGTTHSILLSIPKGQTLTPLKTSGVWSQVTYNGKTGWVHNDFLTPAAAAPAAPKPAAPVVTPSAATTSKTTVNLNLRASKSTSARVLMTIPKGQTVTVLKVEGSWSHIKYGTQTGFVANTYLTKAAASASTPAPAPSAPAVPVAPAQPAQVKEERINVSYVTTANLNVRQGAGTGFALVTTIPNGTTVTATKQNGSWVYVTYNGKSGYVSTGFLKQTTTAPSAPVAPNLGDAGAGNTDVDYVVNTPSLNVRASATTSSAVIGNVTAGQTLRVVQTSNGWHQIYIGNTTGFVSASFVKQVPKGTAATPTWVSGSFDSHTFFTASPAAIRAQASDTSAIVGSTLRGGLLNVIGETATHYRLAEGFVSKTFVTQVNGQSAQATRLATIAVAQRFVGTPYVWASSSPVNGGFDCSGLIFYAFNQAGVNIPRTNVANYWGGAYFGPQLPKSFTPQAGDLVFFENTYTAGPSHMGIMINADTFIHAGTSGLGYNQISKEPYWQSRLIGYKRP
- a CDS encoding sensor domain-containing phosphodiesterase — translated: MTEGNFSAQSYRKHQEKLFDLVRMPDVNEETVHEAIGYMCEVVADMLDVDTVSIWHFDNTYASISCQVAYSKEAGISHPELTVYRADAPVYFDALRTDRVLPFEDVRSHPWVKELYTQHFVEGQRIYSMLDAPIYANTLAKGVICCETFTPRVWTYMEELIVSTLSDFIAILYLRLERQSIEAHVTRLAYTDALTGLMNENAFVEQIDRLREEASHHLGSLIYVKVDKFRAVEDALGLEKADALVKEVATRLSLVVEPSRLARISQSGFMIWTPYGDRIKAYGIADMLCETVTKEPYAVGALDVVLTMSAFIAIEDKARSTLDLIHATRIAESGNVQRSVVTFYEAEMGEQATAQLTLEMNLRKGIALNEFTLYYQPKIDALTGQLNGFEGLMRWVHPKKGVIPPLDFIPLAESTGVIIALEEQMLVLACRQLKAWHASGRPYRLALNLSARHFLSEGVVEKLARIVKDIGVCPTYLTFEITESVGMENQQHVIERFVAFRTEGFSISIDDFGTGFSAFVYLKHYPIHEIKIDRQFIQATENDPTGNVIVQSIIELARGLGLKTVCEGIETDSQRRTLKKLGCDEMQGYHFSRPLPIEELEQWIAEYETT
- a CDS encoding EAL domain-containing protein, whose protein sequence is MGQNRFAKIPYRIYTMGLAIACLLGALLFGLGLSYYWKEKHVVVDQTVTNLNHAADLAGVESYLVLHHAARLYETNSNQPTSLLSAPYRERALQYNVQLRDDFETGVNEREREALLAFSENLETTLDEERFNTVPFDVIESIDRRWLYQGLERTAQENTAYELTDAVMRMQMTFVQNVTNLLAETPDRDALENEIAPLANEARLLEEIIATDPSLQRKSVADLIESALALSRLATTESTLEARYVNGTTFYEDTHDVLRSVRSTAETTLATEGNRYGALAIAVLLMTILLSAGLLAALCLTRKSYAHDLDHLKARALAIDPSTEPVEATFPKNHDFRGIEDELREIAVSVHSTVHTLETQSTDLLRYHERWSSLFSETGLAIALVDDTYDFIERNDVFRQFFGERNLYEINQLFTDTGRRLFREALDGVTEHGTSAQFILHLKGEHVRFLNVKIIPLKRGEALTYYLILEDETERVERERKVDRLVRFDIATGLYNEYGFVQAWAKQDIDGSFVVIKLNDFHHLVDWYDATYADLLMTEFARNVEDRLGKYAHHLFGRYRDDTLMLYVKGFTAADEHELLELFPTELLINQKRQTVHIQIGATHTTPKYTDCLFEATKALQHAKETRTPFVWYDASILAQLQWAALIEQALPDAISKGQITVAYQPQVELKTGRIVGAEALARWRHPEIGQVPPNEFIRIAERSDQILWLSHSILDQVIAQLIAWRDTPFADISLSYNLSAHSVDPSIVAKLRDLIEPYPWLPDRLKIELTESADIMSHTGELDRLEDIADLGYCLSIDDFGTGYASFEAIWHLPIQEVKIDRMYVSGKAKDSTSFLRAVSRFASEQQLTSLAEGIETEEDLIRILAEGVDIGQGYYYAPALETNAFEAWVREKTGHLET